gCACCTGATAAGAGTGATGTGGGACGCATCGCAAGGTTTTCGGGTCGAGTCCAAGGCCAAGTGCAGCTTTCGATGTATTGTGGTATAAGAATATGAACTCGATTGACTTTTCGCGcagatggaagagatggttGACGAGTGAAATCTAAGCCATAAATAGGCTTGCGGATAGGCAGTGCCGAGGTTTTTATCATTAGGCATACGGGGCATGACTTTTCAGGCTCCAATCACTTTATTCGACCCCTTCTTTATGCTGGCTGAACATCTCCACCGCGCCTGGAAGAGAACGACGATCAATCATCTTCGATGCCCGTGTCCGATTAGATATCTCAAGTACTGTATATAGTGTCGGTGACTTTCGGCCTGACATGATCGTCTGGAACGAACATAGTCAGAGTTGATCGCTGCCGAGAGTGACACGTATGCGAGGTTGAGTCTCGACTTGATCGTTCCTTGTGGCGTTCCGCATATCGCTAGCTTCGAAGCGGGATGAGATGACCGTCCACACCCCTTTGAGCACATTACGGACTGGTGTTCCAGGCGGATGTCTATGGGATAGAAAGTCCTGGGCGTGGCGTTTCCTCACGCATTCGACCTGATCAAGTCATACGGCGCAGACGAAGCCGTCGATTacgacgatgtcgagaAGGCCATCTCCGAGGCTGTCGGCATCACCGGCGGAGGCGTTGAGCTTGCGCTCAATACCATCTCTGCGGGGGACAGCTTCAAGAGCGCCGCTGGCATGACGGGCGAAAAGGGTAAACAGCTCAATTTCCTGCTTGTTCCCAATGAGGAGACTATCGAAGCTGCCAAGAAGGCTAATCAAGGTCGCACTTGTTCATACTCTTGATTACACAATGTTCGGCAAGGTGGGCTGAGGCTCTCATTTCGTCACGTTGTGGAAGATCCTTCCGTGCTGACCGTCATACGGCAACCAGGAATTCAACTCCACTGCGGCTTCTACCTCAAGACATCACCATTGCTGCAAATCCGGCATACAAGGAACTCGGCGCCGAGTTCATCAAACGTCACTCTGAAACAGTCACCAAATACAGTGTCAAGCCTAATCTCATTGTCCTTCGAGGTACGCTCGACAACGTCACCAGCGGTtccgaggagatgaaggttGGTCCGAGTTCGGCAACGCGCACCGTCGAGCAGTGTGGGGATTGGGGCTAACGTGAGATGTGTAAATCTATAGGGCGGTAAACTGTCTGGTAAGAAGCTGGTCTACAAGATGGCTGCTTGATTAACCTTCGAAGACTCTGATGGGCCCGCTGAGCGATCATGTAGACATGTAGACATGTAAAAAGTGGTGTTCTGATGCAACAAGACTGGTCGGTATCGCATCGTTGTCTCTCCATCTGTTCAACGGGTTTCGGCGAGGTGTTTCGGAAGCTTTTGTCTTTTTTTCCTTTGTCAAAGGCTAAAAGCCAAGTGCATGGGGAGATGCGCGGGCCTACGGGGATACTGTGACTGGATGCGTCAGTACAGATCTTGGAAGGTATATTCcggatggcgatgatggtgtcgaTGACAATCTAGACGTTTCCGTGCTTTGTCGTCAGTCCAGGCCATGTCCGAATTCCGAATCCGTTTCGCTTGGCTTATCTTGAACAAATCACCGATGGACCGGTGAATAACCCTTGACcgtcctctctctctcccgcCGACCGTCTGGCCGATTATATTGTCAAGTGTTGACTCGAGCTATGCATCTGTtcatatatatatatatatatatatatatgtcAACGTAGATGAGAGATACATCTGCACATCGACCATCCATAGCCCATACAACTTATACATTCAATTTTGTTCGTTTCCAGATCAAACGTGAACCCGAGCATACCATGTCCGATCTACCTAAATACAGACAGACCATCGCCGCACTTCCCAAGGAGAACTTTCTCGTGAGTCAATCTTCATAGCCTCTGCTCAATCGCAAGACCATCTGCTGACATACTTCTGCCTGGTGGGTCCATAGTTCggtccttctcccatctccttccttcccaaCTTGACGAAACAACTGGGAGGTCAGGTCAGGATTTACGCAAAGAGGGAAGATTGTAATTCCGGATTGGCATATGGCGGTAACAAGGTCAGAAAGGTGAGTAATAGTCCACCCTTGCTAGAATGATTGTTCAAAAGCAGAGGCCATGTCCaaaagaggatgatcgatgTTACTTGAGGTATTGACAGGACCCACACGACGTGAGCTGATGTATTTCTTGCAGCTCGAATATCTGGTAGCCGACGCCAAGGCCAAAGGTTGTGATACCCTTGTTTCGGTCGGTGGTGTGCAATCGAATCATACTAGAGCTGTCACTGCCACAGCTGTCGCTTCAGGACTGAAGGGTGAGTTTCAagcatcatcgtctccttTCAACCAACCGgtccctccatctctctttgcACCGCGCCTACCCAGTTTTCCTCTCCCCCACGAGCGTCTTCGGCCGGCCAAGGCTGGAACCCTCATCGATAAGTATCACGTCCACACCTCCTTTCCTATCTGCGAATAGAAGTCTCATCCTGCACGACGTGAACAGAGCTGATGCTGTTCTCCAGCCGTCACCGTACAGGAGAAATGGGTACCCATCGACCCCCCTCTTTACGCCGAGACCGGCAACATCCTCTTGTCCCGTCTAATGGGCGGTGATGTGAGGCTTAACCAGGAGACTTTCGATATCGGCCACAAGGCGGCTACGGAGGCTGCGTTCAAGGATGTGCAGGATAAGGGTGGGAAGCCTTAGTAAGTGGAAACAAGTCCAACAATCCGGCTCTGCTATCCTAGTACCAcatcttctgcttcatctGCAAAGTCATTTACCTAAGCTGGACGTTTGAGCGAGGTCGTAGTCCGTCAATCTGCTCCACATCACCCTCTTCAACCAAACCTATTCATCCGAGTCACTGATGATACGCCCTCATTCACCTAGCTATATCCCCGCAGGTGCCTCAGACCACCCACTCGGCGGTGTAGGATTTACAaacctcatcatcgaagtCGCCGAACAGGAGAAAGCACTTGgagtcttcttcgacacTATCCTCGTCTGTTCCGTGACCGGTTCATCCCACGCCGGATCTATCGTCGGTGCAGTCGCCGAAGGTCGTAAACGTAAAGTCATTGGCATTGACGCCAGTGGTAAACCAGAAGCTACCAAGAAACAAGTCCTTAGAATAGCGACTAATACTGCTAAGTTGCTCGACGAGGATttggagatcaaggaggaggacgtgATCCTAGATGAGCGGTTCCACGCTGGTATCTATGGTATTCCAGATGATGAGACCATCGCCGCTATGAAGCGTGAGTGTGGGCGAGCCTCCGAACATAAACATTGATCATCGAGCTGTGACCAAAACGATTACGCCTATTTCCATCCTCGAGACCCCTGCTGACCCGTGTGACTTACGCAGTGGCCGCATCGACCGACGCTCTCATCACAGACCCGGTGTATGAGGGCAAATCCATGGCGGGCTTGATCCAGCTGATCAAAGAAGGATCTATCAAGCCAGGATCCAACGTTTTGTACCTCCATCTCGGTGGTCAGCCAGCTTTGAATGCGTATAGCTCTTACATCCCTCGTTAGTTGACAATATATCGCTTTCATGCATGCAGAACGTAGAAACGGATTGAAATATGACTTGTTCTGTTTGGTTCTGAAAATGTGGAGGGACTTGACACCGGTGACTATCCATCGCTGTGCACTTGCACTTCTCGACATTCATCGTctcacatcacatcacatcaccAACACACACCCTtacccttcctcctttctgATCTGACCGGCGTGTGCCAGGCCTAGTGATCGCCTAGCTATCCCTTGCAATGACGAGCCCACCTTCCACAGTCTTTGCGAATGTGTACTACGAGCGAGTACGTCCTGCTCTGTCCATCCCCCCTCGACCAATTGTATCTTGGATCGCCTTCTGTCCGGTCTCTTACACTCGACCCTGATAGACTGACGATGTATTCTCAAATGTACTGTAGAAGACTGCCACTGCTCGACCATGTTACATCTGCAATCGACCCACTCAGACAGTTCTTGCTACTATCAAGACAGAGGACTTCTTGTACACATGCGATAACCATCTATTAGATCCGTGGGTCGCGTCCCTTTTGCCAACCCGCACATGACCACAGCTGATATATACGTTTCCGCGCCTTCATTTCATGTCCGATGATAATCAACCAGTGGATTGTAAGTGTCACAGTCCCGCGCAAGCGACACTTCTATGACCATGAGTCACAGCTAATCGTCTCGCTATGCTCTCAGTGCGTCGCCCATagctcctcctcctacAGTCGCAAGTAGTCCGACCCCGGACGAGATCCGAAAAGTAGTAGAAGACTACAAAGCTAGAGAAGCCCGAAAGTCCAAAGACCAGgacaaagagaaggaaTCAGATCAGGACAGAAAggacgagaaagaaggacaaaCCAAATCATCTTCAGCAGGGGGAGGTTCCACAAACCCCACACCTGTCGGGGCTACATCGCCCACTCCGGCTGCTGCACACAGGAACTTCACTCTGCACCGGTCGATAttcgagatgaggaagaatgagatcaagaggaaAGAAATGGGAGCGAAAGCCAGAGAAGTGggcaaaggtgagtgcgacACCTTGATCGTGCCTTtggcgatggagatggtgacgacgatcagTGCCGACTGGATGGAAGTCCGATAGCTGACAAGGAGTGCGGTCACAGGTCTACCACAAGTACCGAGGACGGGATTCTGAGATGTTGCCAGACGGCATAAGTAAGGCTGGGGGAGGCACGGGGGAGGACAAAGATGGATCACGAGTTGCGTCTAGGCAGCCGATCCTGTCCGAGTGCTGCTGTCCTTAGTAACACGAGCGCACTTCGACGTACCACCCGATCTTGAAAAAGAGGAGTTCTCGTCTGATCTCTGCTAAAGCTCTCCCGTGTCCTCGTGGTGGCGGAGGGCACAAAGGAGGTATACCTTCTTTTCCTGCTACAAGCATCTATATGTCTGCAGTgttgtggatgatgagtgaTCGAGCATGCATGTCATTTGCTATCTGTTCATCATGTTCGCATTGCAATGCAAGCCACACGCTTGTGAGCTGTACTACGTCTGAAAGAGTACCGTTTCTATCAGTAAAGACTGAAAGGATGTGTTCATGCGCCTCCAACATGAAAATATCAGCCCAAGAAGCATGAAATGAATTCAACCTCTtcgttcctcttcatctttcaTCACTCTTCTCCGAATTGACATTTCCTAGATCTACTGCATAACTTTGCACACGTCCACAGTCAACCGACGGACAAAGCCTCGACTCGTGGAGCAAGACGCATAAGTGCATATCGGGCTCAGACCTCGATCCACCCCCTCCCCTCCCGCCCTTTAAGAAAACAAGGAAATAAGTATCAACATGCCTCCCAATGCAGCTAGGACAATCTTCGGTGGGTTCAACTTCTCCCGCAGCCTCTCGTCTGTCTTAGTATCACTACTATAATGTCTCGTGCCACTCGCTCCGTGTCGTCGAACGAGCGGCTGCTGATGTCTCTGGTGCTATTTTGTGACAGTCGCAAACATCCCCTAGTGAGTACTCTCTCATTCTGTATTTCCGCCTGTGACCTGGGCACTCCATCTCTCATGAGTGGGGGAAAGGGTGATCGATAGGAGGTGTGCTGATGCTGTACCTGCACTGTCTACAGCGATGTTTCTGAGGAACAGCTTGCCGGCGTTTTCTCCGAAGCAGGACCAGTATCTAACGTAGAGTAAgccctcttccccctccctctcctggCCGTCGTCAGCTGTCCACCAACGGCGCATTGCCTACGTCTTCCTCAATGAGCTGACCCGACTGCCGTAGAATCAAATTCGACCCTCAGACGGGACGATCTAAGGGATACGCTTTCGTGCAATTCTATGGTAAGTCGAACGAAACCTGAAAAAATGAGAGCAAGCGGAAATGTGATCtgacatctcttcctcaactcccCTTGCTCTGTCCTTCCCCTACCGAATGTGCTGTATCTACTCTTCAATGCCATCTCTCATAAATCCTCGTGATTGCAGACGAAGCAACCGCTCTCTCGGCCGTCCGAAACCTACAGGAAGCCCCAGTGAACGGTCGTAATCTTCGAGTCGAGCTTAGCACCGACGAACCAGGACCTCGAACtggtggtcgaggaggcggcggaggtgggggcagaggaggacgaggcggaggtGCAGGTGGCGGCGGAGGTCGATATGGTTCTCACCAAATGGACGACactccaccaccacgaGGAGGGTATTCTGTTCCACCACCCGCTCTGGATCAGGGAtatggaagaagaccagGACCAATGGATGACATGCCAGCACCGCCCCTGGGTGGTGGAGAAAGAGTAGATCTGAACATGTTACCACCTGGCGTCGATGTAGGTATGGGCCAGAAAGCAACGGATGTCATAAGCAAGACCCTCGCAGCCATCAGTCCTGGTCAAATGCAGGATGTCATGGCGAGtatgaaggtgagtggtcgGAACTTCACTAGCATTGTTCCGTATGGTTACATTTGGGCTGCACGTCATGGTCTGTATGACGACAGAATGCGGATTGAAGGTTGATGAATGTGGTGATTGATTTGGCACTGATGCTTCCTCTCATATCAGACCCTCATCACGACTAATCCCGAGCAAGCGAGACAATTATTGAGCAGCAAGCCTCAACTCGCATATGCTCTTTTCCAAGCCATGCTGCTCATGAACATTGTTGATCCATCTGTCCTCCAGGTGAGCTTCCCAGCACTGGAAAATGGCAAacgaagctgacgatcACGCCAATCTCACAGAGAATCCAGCCCCTGCCAGCAGTCGCTCCGGTCTCTGCTTATCCAGCCCCTGCACCAGCTCAGCCTCCTGCCTATCCTCCTTACCCACCCGCCCCTGCCCAAGGGCTTCCTCCCACCAACTATCCTCCCTATCCACCTTCGAACTCGTCTTACCGCCCACCGCAAGCAAGTGCTCCAGGAGGATACAACGCCCCCCCTCCAATCCCTCAGCCCGCATACAATGGTGGTCATGGTGCGCCTGCACCCGCACCGCCTGCTTCGGGTCTTGCAAGTCTGCCCGCATCTGCACAAGCAGCTCTGTCGACTCTGCCGGAAGACcaacaagtgagtgacgatcgtttcttcgcttccagCTCCTGTAGCAGAGGAGTCGATGCTGACCGCTGTTCACAATAGCAAATGCTCCTCCAAGTTCTGCAGCTCACTCCAGACCAGATCAGCGCTCTGGATCCCACCCAAAAGGCTTCGATCATGCAGCTGGTAAGTGTGGGCAAAAATCAAGTCTGATTTCCGCAGGCTGATCACCTATATTCGACACGCAGAGACAACAATTCCTCGGAGCAGCGGCGTAAGACCTGATGATTATCGGGAACGATCAGATTAAGCAGCTGGTGGCGAGAGACGGATGGTAGAGGATGCGCCCAGAGAAGCAGATCAGAAGTGAATTGACTGAGATACGTCATTATGCATGATGGTAGATCCGGCAGCTActtttctctcccttcgtTTGACTTGTTCCATGTACTAGCTCTCCCTTGCACCGGAATGATCTCATAATTTCCCGACCTTGCTCGGTTTCGAACGATTGACCTTCATTTATatttcatcatcgttgacTTCCTCGATCGTTGCGGATTGACGTGGTCTGAGGCCAGTGACGTCCGACGTGGGTGCACTCTCCGCTCCAGTAGCTGCTGCAGTAGCTGGTTCGACAGACTGGTCGTCCACGGCAGCAGGATCCGACTTCTTGGACGACTTGGTGCCTGGgactcgcttcttcttcttcttctttggtTCATCGTAAGCCCAACCGGGTCTGAACGAGTCAAACTATTGTGAAATGCAGGATCAGTCACTCGTCGAGGTTTGGCTCAAAAACGGAGTTCCCTGAGCCACTCTCCAAGGAAGGATTCTACTCACGAATCCCACGTCTTCGAACAAGTTCGGATAGATCCAAATTGCTCTTTTCATCGAGACGACCGTCAAACACCAGAAGATCAACCTGACGATGGCCAGAGCGATGAACAGTCCGACAAGACATAAAACTCCGATGGAGAGATACCAAACACCTATACGAAGTTTGACAGGCCAAAGGGGGAACATCACTCCTGCCAACATGACGACGACCATTGCGAATCCACCGAGAATCGTGTAAAGGGGAGATCCATCGTAAAACCAGGTGTAGTAAGAGAGCGGGTCGAACGATTGTTGCGGGGCGAGCTGGAGTGGTTTGGGCGTTcctggtggaggaggagtagCGAGGGTCGGTCGATCTGTtcggaggaagaaagcgCTGCAGAACGGAGCAGGACCGTAAACAAAATGAATAGTAGGTATCAGGAGTTATGTGATGCAAAAGCGAGGAGTGATACGAATGAGGACATaagggagatcgaggatgacggGGGTAATGattgaaggaggatggatAGTTTTAGGATAAGGCAGCATGATCTCGCCAGATGTCAATGAGGAGACCACTTACAATGGCAACAGCTTGACCATCAACGCtttcg
The Kwoniella newhampshirensis strain CBS 13917 chromosome 1, whole genome shotgun sequence DNA segment above includes these coding regions:
- a CDS encoding 1-aminocyclopropane-1-carboxylate deaminase, encoding MSDLPKYRQTIAALPKENFLFGPSPISFLPNLTKQLGGQVRIYAKREDCNSGLAYGGNKVRKLEYLVADAKAKGCDTLVSVGGVQSNHTRAVTATAVASGLKAVTVQEKWVPIDPPLYAETGNILLSRLMGGDVRLNQETFDIGHKAATEAAFKDVQDKGGKPYYIPAGASDHPLGGVGFTNLIIEVAEQEKALGVFFDTILVCSVTGSSHAGSIVGAVAEGRKRKVIGIDASGKPEATKKQVLRIATNTAKLLDEDLEIKEEDVILDERFHAGIYGIPDDETIAAMKLAASTDALITDPVYEGKSMAGLIQLIKEGSIKPGSNVLYLHLGGQPALNAYSSYIPR